The following are encoded together in the Xanthobacter autotrophicus Py2 genome:
- a CDS encoding hypothetical protein (KEGG: san:gbs0236 hypothetical protein) translates to MYFEGPEGFYTDDFMFHVMGIEELPSVLYQYTSVDSLEKILASHTLRFSRLDTVNDPEEATASDVPLAASSVFVSCWSGMQAEQIPMWSMYGQNFSGVRIRLPTNMFTGRKDPLVFEKGGAFIMTDSRHLITRKSPAMGADSCAIIGPNKVYYSDDPAYRNRKLVYRQAGTAHFYPYDLGMVKGAHWSYEQEWRFKIAALAFEAQFPDDEYFNKVTLDFAAYPFEAKALFIPLAPSALDELEVTLGPRADDAALKEVERVLASYAPKATLVRSQIPIR, encoded by the coding sequence TTGTACTTTGAAGGACCAGAAGGATTTTACACCGACGATTTCATGTTCCATGTGATGGGCATCGAGGAGCTCCCGTCCGTCCTCTATCAGTACACCTCCGTCGACAGCCTCGAGAAAATCCTCGCCTCGCACACGCTGCGCTTCTCACGCCTCGATACAGTCAATGACCCCGAGGAAGCGACTGCCTCGGATGTGCCGCTCGCCGCTAGTTCAGTGTTCGTGTCGTGCTGGTCCGGGATGCAGGCCGAGCAGATTCCGATGTGGTCGATGTACGGGCAAAATTTCAGCGGCGTGCGGATCAGGCTGCCGACAAACATGTTCACCGGGCGCAAGGATCCCTTGGTCTTCGAGAAAGGCGGCGCCTTTATTATGACCGATAGCCGGCACCTGATTACGCGGAAGTCGCCTGCAATGGGCGCGGACAGCTGCGCCATTATTGGCCCGAACAAGGTCTACTACAGCGACGATCCCGCCTATCGGAACCGCAAGCTAGTCTACCGCCAAGCGGGCACGGCGCATTTTTATCCGTATGATCTCGGCATGGTGAAGGGCGCGCACTGGTCCTACGAGCAGGAGTGGCGCTTCAAGATCGCCGCGCTCGCCTTCGAGGCGCAGTTCCCGGACGATGAGTACTTCAACAAAGTGACGCTTGATTTCGCGGCTTACCCGTTCGAGGCCAAGGCGCTCTTCATCCCGCTGGCCCCCTCCGCTCTCGATGAGCTGGAAGTGACGCTCGGCCCAAGGGCCGATGACGCCGCCCTCAAGGAGGTTGAACGCGTTCTCGCCTCGTATGCACCGAAGGCGACTCTAGTCCGCAGCCAAATCCCGATTCGCTAG
- a CDS encoding death-on-curing family protein (TIGRFAM: death-on-curing family protein~PFAM: Death-on-curing protein~KEGG: rfr:Rfer_3404 death-on-curing protein), with amino-acid sequence MSEPDGRQEPRWVTKAVVLAVHDAQLAEHGGGRGVRDEALLETALDRPKNRYHYLQQDEAGQERISASDAAALAAAYAYGIAKNHPFVDGNKRTSFVVCELFLALNGYDLTMDDATAVTTWLALAASELTEDELARRIEAALNIA; translated from the coding sequence GTGAGCGAGCCCGACGGCCGACAGGAACCGCGCTGGGTGACAAAGGCCGTGGTGCTCGCCGTTCATGACGCCCAGCTCGCGGAGCATGGCGGTGGCAGAGGCGTGCGCGACGAGGCGTTACTGGAAACGGCCCTTGATCGCCCGAAGAACCGCTACCACTACCTGCAACAGGACGAAGCCGGCCAAGAGCGGATTTCCGCCTCCGACGCGGCGGCCCTGGCTGCTGCCTACGCCTACGGCATCGCCAAGAACCATCCCTTCGTGGACGGCAACAAGCGGACCTCCTTCGTGGTGTGCGAGCTGTTTCTCGCCCTCAATGGCTACGATCTGACCATGGACGATGCCACGGCGGTGACGACATGGTTGGCGCTGGCGGCGAGTGAGTTGACCGAAGACGAACTCGCAAGAAGAATAGAGGCGGCGCTGAACATAGCGTGA
- a CDS encoding conserved hypothetical protein (KEGG: hhe:HH1420 hypothetical protein), with product MMELFAACSEVNDLIEGGNDLAARNMLIKLLDDLDRSKTPYPQVLNQLVRSAGLFPYLQLENASWDQKFVHEAFAVDVGNRTATLHREQATVLSKLLGGKSIAVSAPTSFGKSFIIDAFIAAKRPDTVVIIVPTIALMDETRRRLYKKFARDYGIITAPDAPLEARNILIFPQERAFGYINKLKKIDLLVIDEFYKASIVHDKERAPSLIKAIVLLSRLAEQRYYLAPNIKKLEDNVFTRDMEFLELLDFNTVFLEKHEIYKDIGGDAQRKSEALLSIIAPRSQKSLVYAGTYTEIKKITDLVVGRMNKVDRAHTNHFARWLRENYQQNWVLADLVERGVGVHNGRMHRCLSQLQVLLFEHEKGFDSIVSTSSIIEGVNTSAQNVIIWKSKLGQNNLKDFTYKNIIGRGGRMFKHFVGHIYLLDSPPKDEDTQLQIEFPDKVLGGLDETQDRESLTERQIERIIEYKRQMSDIVGADNFARIQRDNLLQDSDADFLLQVASDMKDNPDDWKGFGYLNSSKPSDWDRMLYKVIALKPSGWDAPHGRVVAVVKALAENWTTNMPTMLWKLSGNGIDVEGFFQLERTITFKLSALLSDINELHRMIVNSSVDIGGFIGKISHAFLPPAVHSLEEYGLPRMISRKLHQARYIDFSQTELDLRSALNIFRRNGLEAALRVESLTAFDRYILRFFFHGITPDDVASAPV from the coding sequence ATGATGGAGCTGTTTGCTGCATGTTCGGAGGTCAATGATCTAATTGAAGGCGGTAATGACCTAGCTGCGCGCAATATGCTGATAAAACTTTTGGACGACCTGGATCGTAGCAAAACGCCATATCCCCAGGTCTTGAACCAGCTGGTTAGATCGGCGGGGCTTTTTCCCTATCTGCAGCTCGAGAATGCGTCATGGGACCAGAAATTCGTCCATGAGGCGTTCGCAGTCGATGTAGGCAACAGAACCGCCACATTGCACCGGGAGCAGGCCACGGTTCTTTCAAAACTTCTCGGCGGCAAAAGCATTGCCGTGAGTGCGCCGACAAGCTTCGGAAAGAGCTTCATAATCGACGCGTTTATCGCGGCCAAGCGACCCGACACTGTGGTGATCATCGTGCCGACGATTGCGTTGATGGATGAAACTCGCCGTCGCCTGTACAAGAAGTTCGCCCGCGATTACGGCATTATCACTGCGCCTGACGCGCCGCTCGAGGCGCGAAATATTCTGATTTTTCCGCAGGAACGAGCCTTCGGTTACATCAATAAACTCAAAAAGATCGATCTTTTAGTCATCGATGAATTCTACAAGGCAAGCATTGTTCACGACAAGGAGCGGGCACCGTCACTGATTAAGGCAATTGTTCTATTATCTCGCCTTGCTGAGCAGCGTTACTACTTAGCTCCGAACATCAAAAAACTAGAAGATAATGTGTTCACGAGGGACATGGAGTTTCTTGAGCTCCTCGATTTCAATACAGTCTTCCTTGAAAAGCATGAAATTTACAAGGATATTGGTGGAGATGCGCAAAGGAAGTCTGAAGCGCTTCTGTCAATTATCGCGCCAAGAAGCCAGAAATCCCTTGTTTACGCCGGAACTTACACGGAGATTAAAAAAATTACCGATCTCGTTGTAGGTCGAATGAACAAGGTAGACCGGGCGCATACAAACCATTTTGCCCGCTGGCTTAGAGAAAACTACCAGCAGAATTGGGTTTTAGCTGACCTCGTGGAGCGCGGTGTGGGTGTGCACAATGGCCGGATGCACAGATGCCTCAGTCAGCTTCAGGTTCTACTTTTCGAGCATGAAAAGGGTTTCGACAGCATCGTGTCAACTTCTTCGATTATCGAAGGTGTGAATACATCCGCACAAAATGTAATAATATGGAAGAGTAAGCTGGGTCAAAACAATCTCAAAGATTTTACATATAAAAACATTATCGGCCGGGGTGGCCGCATGTTCAAACATTTTGTTGGGCACATCTACCTTTTGGATTCGCCGCCGAAGGACGAAGATACGCAGCTTCAGATCGAGTTTCCCGACAAAGTTCTCGGCGGCTTGGACGAGACCCAGGATCGTGAAAGTCTAACTGAGCGGCAGATCGAAAGGATTATCGAGTATAAGCGCCAGATGTCCGATATCGTCGGTGCCGACAATTTCGCGCGGATCCAGAGAGATAACCTACTGCAGGATAGTGATGCCGATTTTCTGCTCCAGGTTGCCAGTGATATGAAAGACAATCCAGATGACTGGAAGGGCTTTGGCTATCTTAACTCGAGCAAGCCTTCTGACTGGGATCGGATGCTTTATAAGGTAATCGCCCTTAAACCTTCGGGATGGGATGCCCCTCATGGGCGTGTCGTCGCGGTGGTTAAGGCTCTCGCGGAAAACTGGACAACCAACATGCCGACTATGCTGTGGAAGCTCTCTGGCAATGGAATCGATGTTGAGGGCTTTTTCCAACTTGAGCGAACGATTACGTTCAAGCTATCAGCTCTCCTAAGCGATATTAATGAGCTTCATAGAATGATCGTAAATTCATCCGTTGATATCGGCGGTTTTATTGGAAAGATCAGCCACGCATTTTTGCCACCAGCAGTGCATAGTTTGGAAGAATATGGGCTTCCGCGAATGATCTCGCGTAAGTTGCACCAAGCGCGCTATATAGACTTTTCGCAAACGGAACTCGACCTCAGAAGCGCGTTGAATATTTTCCGCCGCAACGGGCTCGAGGCCGCTCTCAGGGTCGAAAGCTTGACGGCGTTTGATCGCTACATCCTTCGGTTTTTCTTCCACGGCATCACGCCCGACGACGTCGCTTCAGCACCAGTGTAG
- a CDS encoding putative addiction module antidote (TIGRFAM: putative addiction module antidote~PFAM: SpoVT/AbrB domain protein~KEGG: rfr:Rfer_3405 transcriptional regulator/antitoxin, MazE) → MVVLKLGKIGNSVGAVLPKEVLVRLKVEQGDTLYLTETPDGYHLTPYEPEFEAQMEEARKIMKKRRNVLRELAK, encoded by the coding sequence ATGGTCGTGCTCAAGCTTGGGAAAATCGGCAACTCGGTCGGCGCCGTGCTGCCCAAGGAGGTGCTGGTCCGGCTCAAGGTGGAGCAGGGCGACACGCTCTATCTGACCGAGACGCCGGACGGCTACCACCTCACGCCCTACGAACCGGAGTTCGAGGCGCAGATGGAGGAAGCCCGCAAGATCATGAAGAAGCGGCGTAACGTGCTGCGTGAGCTGGCAAAGTGA
- a CDS encoding hypothetical protein (KEGG: hhe:HH1419 hypothetical protein) has product MTKASQIPVPDLLDTLLFSCEPIGRRRGKGIFFDAKGDRAFGSRMRNLLSVSAKAVCRMINIAFETLIDDSLSKITNVAQLKALLNKRVLSFVNDFEDGRWLSSRFQSYLWDNIAQTALSERERLALADQSHSALVAAARNLRLTDKDEVGQGSEIAEVFLYGIMKNHYKALPVVPKIFYKQNSQDNAKGADSVHIVVSDDGEDFTLWFGEAKFYNSIADARLDSVVNSVYSSLDTGKLKKENAIITNVSDLDQLVMAEALRAKIKAALSSQVSIDHLKPKIHVPILIIHQCAETAKCAELSDQYRQAISAHHTERAEAYFLKQLSGSSKVHKYGNIQFHLILFPVPDKKAIVDTFLGAVSFYKGAA; this is encoded by the coding sequence ATGACGAAAGCGAGCCAAATCCCAGTGCCCGATCTGCTTGACACCCTGCTCTTTTCTTGCGAGCCAATTGGGAGGCGGCGAGGAAAGGGCATCTTTTTCGATGCAAAGGGCGATCGAGCGTTTGGGAGTAGGATGCGTAATCTGCTTTCGGTCTCGGCAAAGGCCGTCTGCCGAATGATCAATATCGCCTTCGAAACGCTGATAGACGATTCTCTATCTAAGATCACGAATGTCGCCCAGTTAAAGGCGCTATTGAACAAGCGCGTCCTGAGCTTTGTAAACGACTTTGAAGATGGAAGGTGGCTTAGCAGTCGTTTCCAGAGTTATCTTTGGGACAACATCGCTCAAACCGCTCTCTCAGAGCGTGAGCGCTTGGCACTGGCTGATCAGAGCCATTCGGCGTTGGTAGCGGCCGCTCGAAATCTCAGGCTCACGGACAAAGACGAGGTCGGCCAAGGGAGCGAAATCGCTGAGGTTTTTCTCTACGGAATTATGAAAAACCATTATAAGGCGCTACCCGTCGTACCCAAGATATTTTATAAACAAAATTCACAGGATAACGCCAAAGGCGCGGATAGCGTCCATATCGTCGTCAGCGATGATGGCGAAGACTTTACTCTGTGGTTTGGCGAAGCGAAATTCTATAATTCAATCGCCGATGCGCGTTTGGACTCGGTCGTGAATTCGGTTTACTCAAGCCTAGACACCGGCAAGCTGAAAAAAGAAAACGCCATCATCACCAACGTGTCCGATCTTGACCAGCTGGTTATGGCGGAGGCGCTCCGAGCAAAAATCAAGGCAGCACTGAGCAGCCAGGTTTCGATCGATCATTTAAAACCGAAGATCCATGTTCCGATCCTCATAATTCACCAATGCGCCGAGACGGCGAAATGCGCCGAGCTTTCCGACCAATATCGTCAGGCAATCTCCGCCCATCACACAGAAAGAGCCGAGGCCTACTTCTTAAAGCAGCTATCCGGATCGTCTAAGGTCCATAAGTATGGAAATATCCAATTCCATCTGATCCTTTTTCCGGTTCCGGATAAGAAGGCGATTGTGGACACCTTCTTGGGAGCAGTCTCTTTTTACAAGGGGGCAGCATGA
- a CDS encoding Integrase catalytic region (PFAM: Integrase catalytic region~KEGG: rpa:RPA3836 integrase, catalytic domain), producing MSERRACKATGFCRMTMRYRATRGNDASLRERMKAIAQERRRFGYRRLHVLLRREGFRVNHKRLFRLYREERLMVRRRGGRKRAIGTRAPMMIPMGPNERWSLDFVADQMTDGRRFRMLAIVDDCTRECLALVADTSLSGVRVARELDRLLAERGRPKMIVSDNGSEFTSNAILAWTDAARVEWHYTAPGKPMQNGFIESFNGRLRDELLNETLFSSLSQARAALARWQVDYNTDRPHSKLEWQTPSAFASTFHPRRDQTLHNMSGSASAPAAPHTRKGKSNRQNELKAG from the coding sequence ATGAGCGAACGGCGGGCGTGTAAAGCCACCGGCTTCTGCCGCATGACCATGAGATACAGAGCCACGCGCGGGAATGACGCCTCGCTGCGTGAGCGCATGAAGGCCATCGCCCAGGAGCGACGGCGGTTTGGCTACCGCCGTCTCCACGTCCTGCTCAGGCGGGAGGGCTTCCGGGTCAACCACAAGCGGCTGTTCCGGCTCTACCGTGAGGAACGGCTGATGGTCCGCCGGCGAGGCGGTCGCAAGCGGGCGATCGGGACACGGGCGCCGATGATGATCCCGATGGGACCGAACGAGCGCTGGTCACTCGACTTCGTCGCCGACCAGATGACCGATGGCCGCCGCTTCCGGATGCTGGCCATCGTGGACGACTGCACCCGCGAGTGCCTGGCGCTGGTGGCGGACACCTCGCTGTCCGGGGTCAGGGTCGCTCGCGAACTCGACAGGCTTCTGGCAGAGCGCGGCCGGCCCAAGATGATCGTCAGCGACAATGGCAGCGAGTTCACCTCCAATGCCATTCTGGCCTGGACCGACGCGGCCCGGGTCGAGTGGCACTACACCGCGCCCGGCAAGCCGATGCAGAATGGCTTCATCGAGAGCTTCAACGGCCGCCTTCGGGACGAGCTGTTGAACGAGACGCTGTTCTCCAGCCTGTCCCAGGCCAGGGCCGCCCTCGCCCGATGGCAGGTCGATTACAACACCGACCGACCGCACTCGAAGCTCGAATGGCAGACGCCAAGCGCCTTCGCCTCAACGTTCCACCCGCGGCGGGATCAGACGCTCCACAACATGAGCGGCTCCGCGTCTGCCCCCGCCGCCCCGCACACCCGAAAGGGCAAATCCAACCGCCAGAACGAACTCAAAGCTGGATAG
- a CDS encoding peptidase C14 caspase catalytic subunit p20 (PFAM: peptidase C14 caspase catalytic subunit p20~KEGG: ter:Tery_2058 peptidase C14, caspase catalytic subunit P20): MQFKQGRALVIGIANYEEVRRLPEAVLNDARDTADTLRSSSYCGYPEANVTVLTDGQATLEGIRKALADLAADATADDTVAIFFSGHGTRVGLGRAATSALVPYDCKRGDLAGTSLGEVELSAAISAIKASRVVVSIDACHAAGAATLKSDLEGDHDDGLDEGFDEKSLQQLASGTGRVVFASSRATETSLVRKRERNSVFTTALLAGLKGAAVAADDGTIRVFDLFNYVSEAVRQAAPGRQHPIFKASNLEENFPVALVLGGTKTIAPKANCRERQLEQIMSDLFPAGPTDQQIWLRAGGEVANLALGGTGRAQWFSALRLLSQGGGGGSVTRESLIDAALEEFPAHRELGALR, encoded by the coding sequence ATGCAGTTCAAGCAGGGCCGGGCGCTCGTAATAGGCATCGCGAACTACGAGGAGGTCCGGCGCCTACCCGAGGCCGTCCTCAACGACGCGCGCGATACCGCCGATACGCTGAGGTCGTCGTCATACTGTGGCTATCCCGAAGCGAACGTGACCGTCCTCACCGACGGCCAAGCGACGCTCGAGGGCATCCGCAAGGCGCTCGCCGACCTCGCCGCCGACGCGACCGCCGACGACACCGTTGCGATATTCTTCTCCGGCCACGGCACGCGCGTCGGCTTGGGCCGGGCTGCGACGAGTGCGCTCGTCCCTTACGACTGCAAGCGCGGTGATCTCGCGGGCACCTCACTGGGCGAAGTCGAACTGTCGGCCGCGATATCGGCGATCAAGGCGTCCCGCGTCGTCGTCAGCATCGACGCATGCCATGCAGCCGGCGCCGCCACGCTCAAGTCCGATCTCGAGGGGGACCACGACGACGGGCTGGACGAGGGTTTCGACGAGAAGTCGCTGCAGCAGCTGGCGAGTGGAACCGGACGCGTCGTGTTCGCATCGTCTCGCGCGACCGAGACTTCTCTCGTACGGAAACGCGAGCGCAACAGCGTGTTCACGACTGCTCTGCTCGCTGGCCTCAAAGGCGCCGCAGTGGCGGCGGACGACGGGACGATCCGAGTGTTCGACCTTTTCAACTACGTTTCCGAGGCGGTAAGGCAAGCTGCGCCGGGTCGACAACACCCCATATTTAAGGCCTCCAACCTTGAGGAGAACTTTCCCGTCGCGCTTGTGCTGGGCGGCACTAAAACCATTGCGCCCAAAGCGAACTGCCGGGAGCGCCAGCTTGAGCAGATCATGTCTGACCTGTTCCCCGCCGGCCCGACAGACCAGCAGATATGGCTGCGCGCGGGCGGCGAAGTGGCCAACCTCGCGCTCGGCGGTACCGGTCGGGCCCAGTGGTTCTCGGCGCTCCGCTTGCTGTCGCAGGGCGGCGGCGGGGGCAGTGTCACTCGCGAGAGCCTGATCGACGCGGCGTTGGAGGAGTTCCCCGCCCACCGCGAGCTCGGGGCGCTGCGCTGA
- a CDS encoding integrase family protein (PFAM: integrase family protein~KEGG: rsp:RSP_2361 putative integrase/resolvase recombinase protein phage-related integrase), with protein MRKIKSLSGRLLHSSATQGGEMAKDQRLFKRAGKWTFRVRVPADIQDKIGKREVWKSLGDISHAEARRLARVESVKVDALFAEARAPASGLSLAQISEADLHHLACAYLHRLEVGAAAMPLDDFERRERAEEASEKIMLVGQSVDEASLQLVATDIAEDARLDLTGKPAALSKLTELVQRALIEHYSREADRASLAPECVYDPLFAGVTRASPPPVSRLTLARAVELYKAEPDRAGVSPKTRAAYEFRFAMLLELLGPEKVVDKITRADVREVRDLLMKLPPNATKRFPDAPLRQVAEIAGKNDLQTMSPKSVGLYVEALSALFRWLVKEELAARNPAVGLKSPALPLEADRRPFTAHELNVLFAAPAFSAATERGWMYWLPRIGLFSGARFAELLGLMAADVIEMDGVMMLRIEANAIRGVKTRTSRRVVPIHPELVRLGLLEHARSVPADGLLFPDAAGPKDMVTARNKKMGAAIRKMIADESVVFHSFRHTFKDAAQRADLPRDVIAALGGWDVPGGRVAMDGYGRAKLAAKLAAEIGKVQFDGVVL; from the coding sequence ATGCGCAAGATCAAGAGTTTGTCTGGTCGATTGCTACACTCGTCTGCTACGCAAGGCGGCGAAATGGCAAAGGATCAGCGGCTCTTCAAGCGCGCTGGGAAATGGACCTTCCGGGTTCGCGTTCCGGCCGACATTCAGGACAAGATCGGAAAGCGCGAGGTCTGGAAGTCGCTCGGTGACATCTCTCACGCCGAGGCCCGTCGGCTCGCCCGCGTCGAGAGCGTAAAGGTGGATGCCTTGTTCGCGGAGGCCCGGGCGCCGGCCTCCGGGTTGTCTCTGGCGCAGATCTCGGAGGCGGATCTTCATCACCTGGCCTGCGCCTATCTCCACCGATTGGAAGTCGGCGCGGCTGCCATGCCGCTGGACGACTTTGAGCGGCGGGAGCGTGCCGAGGAAGCGTCCGAGAAGATCATGCTTGTTGGCCAATCCGTGGACGAGGCTTCGTTGCAACTGGTTGCAACAGACATCGCCGAGGACGCCCGGCTCGACCTCACCGGCAAGCCCGCTGCGTTGTCCAAGCTGACGGAATTGGTCCAGCGTGCCCTGATCGAGCATTATTCGCGGGAGGCTGATCGAGCCTCTCTGGCGCCAGAATGCGTCTACGATCCGCTTTTCGCGGGTGTGACCCGGGCTTCCCCGCCACCGGTTTCGCGCCTGACGCTCGCAAGAGCTGTAGAACTCTACAAGGCGGAGCCGGACCGTGCAGGTGTTTCGCCGAAGACCCGCGCCGCGTACGAATTCCGCTTCGCCATGCTGCTGGAACTGCTGGGGCCGGAAAAGGTCGTGGACAAGATCACCCGCGCCGATGTGCGCGAGGTCCGCGATCTTCTGATGAAGCTGCCGCCGAACGCCACCAAGCGCTTTCCAGACGCCCCACTTCGCCAAGTTGCCGAGATCGCAGGAAAGAATGACCTGCAGACCATGTCGCCGAAGAGCGTTGGGCTCTATGTGGAGGCGCTCTCAGCGCTTTTCCGCTGGCTGGTGAAGGAGGAACTGGCGGCGCGAAATCCGGCCGTCGGCCTCAAGTCGCCGGCTTTGCCTTTGGAGGCCGATCGCCGCCCCTTCACGGCGCATGAGCTGAACGTACTCTTTGCCGCACCCGCGTTCTCCGCAGCGACGGAAAGGGGCTGGATGTACTGGCTGCCGCGCATCGGCCTTTTCAGCGGGGCGCGCTTCGCCGAACTGCTCGGGTTGATGGCGGCGGACGTGATCGAGATGGACGGCGTGATGATGCTGCGCATTGAGGCGAACGCCATACGCGGGGTGAAGACGCGTACCTCACGGCGCGTGGTCCCCATTCATCCGGAGCTGGTCCGTTTGGGTCTTCTGGAGCATGCCAGGAGCGTCCCGGCGGACGGATTGCTGTTTCCCGACGCAGCGGGTCCAAAGGACATGGTGACCGCCCGCAACAAGAAGATGGGGGCCGCCATCCGGAAGATGATCGCCGACGAGAGCGTGGTGTTCCACTCCTTCCGGCACACCTTCAAGGACGCGGCCCAGCGCGCCGACCTCCCGAGGGACGTCATCGCGGCCTTGGGCGGCTGGGATGTCCCTGGAGGCCGGGTGGCCATGGACGGCTACGGCCGGGCCAAGCTGGCAGCGAAGCTTGCGGCGGAGATCGGGAAAGTGCAGTTCGACGGGGTGGTTCTGTAG
- a CDS encoding transposase IS3/IS911 family protein (PFAM: transposase IS3/IS911 family protein~KEGG: rle:pRL110144 putative transposon/insertion element protein), producing the protein MRRSRFTEEQIIGILKEHEAGEPVSDLCRKHGVSDASIYKWKARFGGMDISEAKRLRALEDENAKLKRMLADAMLDNVALKDLLGKKW; encoded by the coding sequence ATGAGGCGCAGCCGCTTCACCGAGGAGCAGATCATCGGGATCCTGAAGGAGCACGAGGCCGGGGAGCCGGTCTCGGACCTGTGTCGGAAGCACGGGGTCAGCGACGCCAGCATCTACAAGTGGAAGGCCCGTTTCGGCGGGATGGACATATCGGAGGCCAAGCGGCTGCGGGCGCTCGAGGACGAGAACGCCAAGCTGAAGCGCATGCTCGCCGACGCCATGCTGGACAACGTCGCGCTGAAGGATCTCCTGGGAAAGAAGTGGTGA
- a CDS encoding hypothetical protein (KEGG: nca:Noca_4876 hypothetical protein), with protein MGDVSDSYGQVNATLPVVPRDVLRRFHVDEPSDTRFACCARLLQSTWREMCGMKPGLHRSRSGSQRVLGSRLSEVDAKQGRNFLTPDIARLARRAVAYREYGALIDEQRLWENLLSSQPLTFNLFALCQVDEERRHRLFERLFPGFFGEVEKLAFEHSPGRGDTRYLGDYTAFDLFVSGTGPDGRPAFIAIEVKYSEDMRQPGRSGSARYRELTRACALHLDPDAPSLLTGHLAQLTAEHLLAALIREQWGQGAHGLFVTIAPAANREAWYAVELYRSMLDRRPDGVSFMAIALEDVIAAVSEAGDPDLSARLHTRYTDFSPVHRLIDDWQPFTED; from the coding sequence ATGGGCGATGTATCAGATAGTTATGGGCAAGTTAACGCGACCTTGCCCGTGGTTCCTAGGGATGTTTTACGTCGGTTTCATGTGGACGAGCCTAGCGACACACGATTTGCATGCTGCGCGCGCTTGCTCCAGTCGACTTGGCGTGAAATGTGCGGAATGAAGCCGGGGCTGCATCGATCCCGGAGCGGCAGTCAGCGTGTTCTTGGAAGTCGTCTCAGCGAAGTGGATGCCAAGCAGGGCCGTAATTTCCTGACCCCTGACATCGCCCGGCTGGCGCGCCGTGCCGTAGCCTATCGAGAATACGGCGCCCTCATCGATGAGCAGCGCCTGTGGGAGAATCTCCTGTCGAGCCAGCCGCTCACCTTCAACCTGTTCGCACTGTGCCAGGTGGATGAGGAACGCCGCCATCGCCTCTTCGAGCGCCTCTTCCCCGGCTTCTTCGGGGAGGTGGAGAAGCTGGCCTTCGAGCACTCGCCGGGGCGTGGTGACACGCGCTATCTCGGTGACTACACCGCCTTCGACCTCTTCGTGAGCGGTACCGGCCCGGACGGTCGGCCCGCCTTCATCGCCATCGAGGTCAAGTATTCCGAGGATATGCGACAGCCGGGACGGAGCGGGTCTGCCCGGTATCGGGAACTCACCCGTGCCTGCGCCCTTCATCTCGATCCTGATGCGCCGAGCCTTTTGACCGGTCACCTCGCCCAGCTCACCGCCGAGCATCTTCTGGCCGCTCTGATCCGGGAGCAGTGGGGGCAGGGTGCCCATGGCCTGTTCGTCACGATCGCACCTGCCGCCAACCGGGAAGCTTGGTATGCCGTGGAACTTTACCGCTCCATGCTCGACCGTCGGCCTGACGGGGTATCCTTCATGGCGATTGCCCTGGAGGATGTGATCGCGGCCGTTAGCGAAGCGGGTGACCCCGACCTCTCCGCGCGCCTGCATACGCGGTACACGGACTTCTCGCCGGTTCATCGTCTCATCGACGACTGGCAGCCCTTCACCGAGGACTGA